From Halorubrum salinarum, the proteins below share one genomic window:
- a CDS encoding TrmB family transcriptional regulator: MDDRTLTDLLRRFGLSDKEVDTYLSLLEHGEAKASTVADAAGVSKRYVYSVSESLAERGFVEVNDHVVPTTIRANPPDEVIDRLRSDVDAMRPGLAERYSRVERQAEQFEVIKSRATVIKRIRSLLADAESEVALSITAKQLPEVKEALVEAVDRGVLVLLVVSDAAADLDADDPGLAGVANVVRTWSEAMPTLLTVDSAAGVVSPPELLRRSTTDRQAIAFAQEQLAPVIVGSFLGNYWPAATELAVADPAPLPAEYTDFRHTVLQATLRLRAGDPPRVTVGGRWTDDDEPAEVVGRVVETKQGMVEPTNNEFPVEHSLVVATDDGEVTVGGQGAFVEDVEADLVRIEPDEE; encoded by the coding sequence ATGGACGACCGGACGCTGACCGACCTCCTCCGTCGCTTCGGGCTCTCGGACAAGGAGGTCGACACCTATCTCAGTCTGCTGGAACACGGCGAGGCGAAGGCGAGCACCGTCGCCGACGCGGCGGGCGTCTCGAAGCGGTACGTCTACAGCGTGAGCGAGTCGCTGGCGGAGCGCGGCTTCGTCGAGGTGAACGACCACGTCGTGCCGACGACGATCCGCGCCAACCCGCCGGACGAGGTCATCGACCGGCTCCGGTCCGACGTGGACGCGATGCGGCCCGGACTGGCGGAGCGGTACTCCCGCGTCGAGCGCCAGGCCGAGCAGTTCGAGGTGATCAAGTCGCGGGCCACCGTCATCAAGCGGATCCGCTCGCTGCTCGCGGACGCCGAGAGCGAGGTGGCGCTGTCGATCACCGCGAAGCAGCTCCCGGAGGTGAAGGAGGCGCTCGTCGAGGCGGTGGACCGCGGCGTGCTCGTCCTGCTCGTCGTCTCCGACGCGGCCGCGGACCTCGACGCCGACGACCCCGGGCTGGCGGGCGTCGCGAACGTCGTCCGGACCTGGAGCGAGGCGATGCCGACCCTGCTCACCGTCGACTCCGCGGCCGGGGTCGTCTCCCCGCCGGAGCTGCTCCGCCGGTCGACCACCGACCGGCAGGCCATCGCGTTCGCGCAGGAGCAGCTCGCGCCGGTGATCGTCGGCTCCTTCCTCGGGAACTACTGGCCCGCCGCGACCGAGCTGGCCGTCGCCGACCCGGCGCCGCTCCCCGCCGAGTACACCGACTTCCGGCACACCGTCCTCCAGGCGACCCTGCGGCTCCGCGCCGGCGACCCGCCGCGGGTGACCGTCGGCGGGCGGTGGACCGACGACGACGAGCCCGCCGAGGTCGTCGGGCGCGTCGTCGAGACGAAACAGGGGATGGTGGAGCCGACGAACAACGAGTTCCCCGTCGAGCACTCGCTCGTCGTCGCGACCGACGACGGCGAGGTCACCGTCGGGGGACAGGGCGCGTTCGTCGAGGACGTCGAGGCCGACCTGGTGCGGATCGAGCCGGACGAGGAGTAG
- a CDS encoding DUF7551 domain-containing protein, giving the protein MIGTTLLDIADHIESLAADDGEFSLVCARYGDRPVPAAGLRFESRETARAAARATEQYRDTLRRYDPELPFYDVVVRQEFAEPPSESTGRDDDGPTFAPGDGGSPPAELADRIVDGTVHRGPGGDDAPTDRRRADQAGGRGRARDRVEFCHAAAAATFEALSAGGHDRAESAVMNAYFSLAERVADPDDLCLCLLEAMATALDRHLDPGAQASVLADAAERLPEPSEPAAADPVDAAFDRLAAVGLVEGYERVDEAESAAGYGAPTADATVRVSGYALSPADGRVATLPAALELCRRDSRGRTAGIALLGAAGSDATGSDWWVRVDPDAPALDGGPSTASVPSAD; this is encoded by the coding sequence GTGATCGGAACCACCCTACTCGACATCGCGGACCACATCGAATCGCTCGCGGCCGACGACGGCGAGTTCTCGCTCGTCTGCGCGCGGTACGGCGACCGGCCCGTGCCGGCCGCGGGGCTGCGCTTCGAGAGCCGCGAGACCGCCCGCGCGGCGGCCCGGGCGACCGAGCAGTACCGCGACACCCTCCGGCGGTACGACCCCGAACTCCCCTTCTACGACGTGGTCGTCAGACAGGAGTTCGCGGAGCCGCCGTCGGAGTCGACGGGGCGGGACGACGACGGACCGACGTTCGCCCCCGGCGACGGCGGGTCGCCGCCCGCGGAGCTGGCGGACCGGATCGTGGACGGCACCGTTCACCGGGGTCCCGGCGGGGACGACGCACCGACGGACCGCCGACGCGCGGACCAGGCCGGGGGGCGCGGCCGGGCCCGCGACCGCGTCGAGTTCTGCCACGCGGCGGCCGCGGCGACGTTCGAGGCGCTCTCCGCCGGCGGGCACGACCGTGCCGAGTCGGCCGTAATGAACGCGTACTTCTCGCTCGCCGAGCGCGTCGCCGACCCCGACGACCTCTGTCTCTGCCTGCTCGAAGCGATGGCGACGGCGCTCGACCGGCACCTCGACCCGGGCGCGCAGGCGTCGGTGCTGGCCGACGCCGCCGAGCGCCTCCCCGAACCGTCGGAGCCGGCCGCCGCCGACCCGGTCGACGCGGCCTTCGACCGCCTCGCGGCCGTCGGTCTCGTCGAGGGGTACGAGCGCGTCGACGAGGCGGAATCGGCCGCGGGATACGGGGCTCCGACCGCCGACGCGACGGTCCGGGTCTCCGGGTACGCGCTGTCGCCCGCCGACGGACGGGTCGCGACGCTCCCGGCCGCGCTGGAGCTGTGCCGCCGGGACTCGCGCGGCCGGACCGCCGGCATCGCCCTCCTCGGCGCGGCCGGGAGCGACGCGACCGGCTCCGACTGGTGGGTCCGGGTCGACCCGGACGCGCCCGCCCTCGACGGCGGCCCGTCGACCGCGTCGGTCCCGTCGGCGGACTGA
- a CDS encoding NAD(P)/FAD-dependent oxidoreductase gives MTTDATGPAEGSDAPAGAHAAERDVVVVGGGVAGLSAAVYTARQGLDTLVVDPGGSILRRNARLENFPGFPLGVDARRLLDLLGEQAETAGADRLDARVTQVALADGEPDAAGGDGEDAAARFAVTTDDGDRIGARHVVAATKNEVGYLEDLDGVDIVDRGKAYVDADERGRTGVDGLYAAGRLARKPHQAAVCAGHGAEVAVTLLEAADVPFYHDWVAPEGYFTDRDREVPPGCEEIDAAEREAREAAALDAARDRFAEPHPDPQETHPSLEE, from the coding sequence ATGACGACGGACGCGACCGGCCCGGCCGAGGGGTCGGACGCCCCGGCCGGAGCGCACGCGGCCGAGCGCGACGTGGTCGTGGTCGGCGGCGGCGTCGCCGGGCTCTCGGCGGCCGTCTACACCGCCCGGCAGGGGCTCGACACGCTCGTCGTCGACCCCGGCGGCTCGATCCTCCGCCGGAACGCGCGCTTGGAGAACTTCCCCGGCTTCCCGCTCGGCGTCGACGCGCGCCGGCTGCTGGACCTGCTCGGCGAGCAGGCGGAGACCGCCGGCGCGGACCGCCTCGACGCCCGCGTCACGCAGGTCGCGCTCGCCGACGGGGAACCCGACGCCGCAGGCGGGGACGGCGAGGACGCGGCCGCCCGATTCGCCGTGACCACCGACGACGGGGACCGGATCGGGGCGCGGCACGTCGTCGCGGCGACGAAAAACGAGGTCGGGTACTTAGAGGACCTCGACGGCGTCGACATCGTCGACCGCGGGAAGGCGTACGTCGACGCCGACGAGCGCGGCCGGACCGGCGTCGACGGGCTGTACGCGGCCGGGCGGCTCGCCCGCAAGCCCCACCAGGCGGCGGTGTGCGCGGGCCACGGCGCGGAGGTCGCCGTGACGCTGCTGGAGGCGGCGGACGTGCCGTTCTACCACGACTGGGTCGCGCCCGAGGGGTACTTCACCGACCGCGACCGCGAGGTGCCGCCGGGCTGCGAGGAGATCGACGCCGCGGAGCGCGAGGCGCGCGAGGCGGCCGCGCTCGACGCGGCCCGCGACCGGTTCGCCGAGCCGCACCCCGACCCGCAGGAGACGCACCCGAGCCTAGAGGAGTGA
- a CDS encoding ABC transporter substrate-binding protein, which produces MDSDAERSGATRRDAIRYCGVAGVGALAGCAGSEPPEGPNSTDDGGNEAGSGDGGSDGSGDSSADDGSYTASISPTGEVTFESPPETVFTRLTHHAGMAFALGRGNDVTALHAPDYYDGLWNQFVERLPGVSLDWSGLYSSWQPDKEKLYELNSDVHLADPAWITRQDAWSRDDIDEIGERVSPWFGNSLSDRHQEPPAEWAEGYQYYGLWEQFEIVADAFRERERYEALAGVREDLLATIEAGLPPESERPTAIMIAAADVEEIYAYTLSNPGFLTSHTRPLGPRDAFEGSVESGTVVDFETILEADPDVILYLGGFEPGTDMAGRRAAFEDDPVGSEVTAVRNDRVHPQGARYQGPILNLFQLEMTAKQLYPEAFGEWPRYEEGPYPEIPEAERLFDRQRVADAINGDL; this is translated from the coding sequence ATGGACTCAGACGCAGAGCGGTCCGGGGCGACCCGACGCGACGCGATCAGGTACTGCGGCGTCGCCGGCGTGGGAGCGCTCGCAGGCTGCGCCGGAAGCGAGCCGCCGGAGGGCCCGAACTCGACCGACGACGGCGGGAACGAGGCCGGCTCGGGGGACGGCGGCTCGGACGGATCGGGCGACTCCTCCGCGGACGACGGGAGCTACACCGCGTCCATCTCGCCGACGGGGGAGGTGACGTTCGAGTCGCCGCCGGAGACGGTGTTCACCCGGCTCACGCACCACGCCGGCATGGCGTTCGCGCTCGGCCGCGGGAACGACGTCACCGCCCTCCACGCTCCGGACTACTACGACGGCCTCTGGAACCAGTTCGTCGAGCGCCTCCCCGGCGTTTCGCTCGACTGGTCCGGGCTCTATTCCTCGTGGCAGCCGGACAAGGAGAAGCTGTACGAACTGAACAGCGACGTCCACCTCGCGGACCCGGCGTGGATCACGCGACAGGACGCGTGGAGCCGGGACGACATCGACGAGATCGGCGAGCGCGTCTCGCCGTGGTTCGGCAACTCGCTCTCGGACCGGCACCAGGAGCCGCCCGCGGAGTGGGCCGAGGGCTACCAGTACTACGGCCTCTGGGAGCAGTTCGAGATCGTCGCCGACGCGTTCCGGGAGCGCGAGCGCTACGAGGCGCTCGCGGGCGTCCGGGAGGACCTCCTCGCGACGATCGAGGCGGGGCTCCCGCCGGAGTCGGAGCGCCCGACCGCGATCATGATCGCCGCCGCGGACGTCGAGGAGATATACGCGTACACGCTGAGCAACCCCGGCTTCCTCACGTCGCACACGCGCCCGCTCGGGCCGCGCGACGCCTTCGAGGGGAGCGTCGAGTCCGGCACGGTCGTCGACTTCGAGACCATCCTGGAGGCCGACCCCGACGTGATCCTCTACCTCGGCGGCTTCGAGCCCGGGACCGACATGGCCGGCCGGCGGGCCGCCTTCGAGGACGACCCGGTCGGCTCCGAGGTCACGGCGGTCAGGAACGACCGAGTCCACCCGCAGGGCGCCCGGTACCAGGGGCCGATCCTCAACCTGTTCCAGCTGGAGATGACCGCGAAGCAGCTGTACCCCGAGGCGTTCGGCGAGTGGCCCCGCTACGAGGAGGGCCCGTACCCGGAAATCCCAGAGGCGGAGCGGCTCTTCGACCGGCAGCGGGTCGCGGACGCGATCAACGGGGACCTGTAG
- a CDS encoding NifU family protein, with amino-acid sequence MSAEGLERQTRSYLSNEVPQIQQHGGSFEIRDVDEEAGTATVAIGGACSGCGIAPMTMKAIERRLPESVDGLEDVEVVRSGGPRAAVMPSKTDEMDEMDEYEDYSPPF; translated from the coding sequence ATGAGCGCAGAAGGACTCGAACGGCAGACGCGGAGTTACCTGAGCAACGAAGTCCCGCAGATCCAGCAGCACGGCGGCAGCTTCGAGATACGCGACGTCGACGAGGAGGCGGGAACGGCGACCGTCGCCATCGGCGGCGCGTGTTCGGGCTGTGGTATCGCCCCGATGACGATGAAGGCCATCGAGCGCCGCCTGCCGGAGAGCGTCGACGGCCTCGAAGACGTGGAAGTCGTGCGGTCCGGCGGTCCGCGAGCCGCGGTGATGCCGTCGAAGACCGACGAGATGGACGAGATGGACGAGTACGAGGACTACAGCCCGCCGTTCTGA